From the Paludisphaera mucosa genome, one window contains:
- a CDS encoding sigma-70 family RNA polymerase sigma factor has translation MNPARLIPIVKNMSPTPGHVPGLVARAAAGDRAAVVELLDRHRPRLRRMVALRLDPRLRGLVDPSDVVRQGCQDATRRLGEFARDPSVPFYIWLRSLVGRRVQEQHRRHLDTPGRDVGREVSIYRGAMPGVGTGALAARLLGQSTGPAGEAMRAERKLRLQDALNRMDPLDREILVLRHYEQMANDEAAAALGLTVAAASRRYTTALERLEEILEALPGDTSGAAP, from the coding sequence TTGAACCCCGCAAGATTGATCCCTATTGTGAAGAACATGTCGCCGACTCCAGGACACGTCCCCGGACTCGTCGCCCGCGCCGCGGCGGGCGACAGGGCCGCCGTGGTCGAGCTGCTCGATCGTCACCGTCCCCGGCTCCGCCGGATGGTGGCCTTGCGGCTGGACCCCCGGCTCCGGGGGCTCGTCGACCCCTCGGACGTGGTCCGGCAGGGCTGCCAGGACGCGACGCGACGGCTCGGGGAGTTCGCCCGCGATCCGTCCGTGCCGTTCTACATCTGGCTCCGCTCGCTGGTCGGCCGGCGGGTCCAGGAGCAGCACCGACGGCACCTCGACACGCCCGGCCGGGACGTCGGCCGCGAGGTGTCGATCTATCGGGGCGCCATGCCCGGCGTCGGCACCGGCGCCCTGGCCGCCCGGCTCCTGGGCCAGTCGACCGGCCCCGCCGGCGAGGCGATGCGGGCCGAGCGGAAGCTGCGGCTCCAGGACGCGCTCAACCGCATGGACCCGCTCGACCGCGAGATCCTGGTCCTCCGCCACTACGAGCAGATGGCCAACGACGAGGCCGCCGCCGCCCTGGGGCTGACCGTCGCGGCGGCGAGCCGGCGCTACACCACCGCCCTGGAGCGGCTCGAGGAGATCCTCGAAGCCTTGCCCGGCGACACCTCGGGGGCCGCACCATGA